The stretch of DNA cgttacaaactgtagtgaaacacttgggggttcaaagctatcacaacacatctagatgagttccttagggggtctagtttccaaaatggtgtcacttgtgggaggtttctactgtttaggtacattaggggctctgcaaatgcaatgtgacacctgcagaccattccatctaagtcctcattccaaatggagctccttcccttccgagccctcccatgcgcccaaacagtggttcccccccacatatggggtatcagcgcactcaggacaaattggacaacaacttttggggtcgaatttctcctcttaccctcgggaaaatacaaaactgggggctaaaaaataattttggggggaaagatttttttttttaattttcacggctctgcgttacaaactgtagtgaaacacttgggggttcaaagctatcacaacacatctagatgagttccttagggggtctagtttccaaaatggtgtcacttgtgggaggtttctactgtttaggtacattaggggctctgcaaatgcaatgtgacacctgcagaccattccatctaagtcctcattccaaatggagctccttcccttccgagccctcccatgcgcccaaacagtggttcccccccacatatggggtatcagcgcactcaggacaacaaattgtggggtcgaatttctccttttaccctcgggaaaatacaaaactgggggctaaaaaataatttttgtgggaaaaaatttttgttttatttttacggctctccattataaacttctgtgaagcccttggtgggtcaaagcgctcagcacacatctagataagttcctaagggggtctactttccaaaatggtgtcacttgtggggggtttctactgtttaggtacattaggggctctgcaaacgcaatgtgacacctgcagaccattccatctaagtctgcattcaaatggcactccttcccttctgagccctcccatgtgcccaaacagtggttccccccacatatggtgtatcatcgcactcaggacaaattgggcaacaaattttggggtccaatttctcctgttaccctcaggaaaatacaaaactgggggctaaaaaaataatttttgtgggaaaaaaattttgttttatttttacggctctgcattataaacttctgtgaagcacttggtgggtcaaagtgctcaccacacctctagataagttccttagggggtctactttccaaaatggtgtcatttgtggggggtttcaatgtttaggcacatcagtggctcttcaaacgcaacatggcgtcccatctcaattcctgtcaattttgctttgaaaagtcaaacggcgctccttcccttccgagctctcccatccacccaaacagtggtttacccccacatatggggtatccgcgtactcaggacaaattgtacaacaacttttggggtccaatttcttctcttacccttgggaaaataaaaaattgggggcaaaaagataatttttgtgaaaaaatatgattttttatttttacggttctacattataaacttctgtgaagcacttgttgggtcaaagtgctcaccacacctctagataagttccttagggggtctactttccaaaatggtgtcacttgtggggggtttcaatgtttagccacatcaggggctctccaaacgaaacatggcgtcccatctcaattccagtcaattttgcattgaaaagtcaaatggcactccttcgcttccgagctctgccatgcgcccaaacagtggtttacccccacatgtggggtattggcatactcaggacaaattgtacaacaatgtttggggtccattttctcctgttacccttggtaaaataaaacaaattggagctgaattacattttttgtgaaaaaaagttaaatgttcatttttatttaaacattcaaaaaattcctgtgaagcaccagaagggttaataaacttcttgaatatggttttgagcaccttgaggggtgtagtttttagaatggtgtcacacttgggtattttctatcatatagacccctcaaaatgacttcaaatgagatgtggtccctaaaataaaatggtgttgtagaaatgagaaattgctggtcaacttttaacccttataactccctaacaaaaaaaaattttggttccaaaattgtgctgatgtaaagtagacatgtgggaaatgttacttattaagtattttgtgtgacatatctctgtgatttaattgcataaaaattcaaagttggaaaattgcgaaattttcataattttcgccaaatttccgtttttttcacaaataaacgcaggttatatcaaataatttttaccattgtcatgaagtacaatatgtcacgagaaaacaatgtcagaatcaccaggatccattgaagcgttccagagttataacctcataaagggacagtggtcagaattgtaaaaattggcccggtcattaacgtgcaaaccacccttgggggtaaaggggttaattgaaacTTGATCCTGAGATTGCTCGATTGCCCATACGATACCCTGCAGCGCTGTGATATTGCAGTGCATTGAGAAATGGATGATCTCTTATGAAACCCAGTCACAGGCTACATAAGGTCTTACAAGGCAGACCCGGGGGTCTCCAAAAGGCGTGACTGAGGCATTTAAGACGTTAAACTGTTGCCCACTCAGTTACTGTCTGTAATGCAGCCGGTACCAGAGCTGTACGGAGTAGGCTCGAGTCCTGAGCCCGTACCATATAAATTTTGGCACATAGACATCGTACATGCACAGCAGCCGTTGCCAAAGAGTTAAGCATGTATTTAATGTAATAGGATTTACATAGGACTGTCTCTTCCTATGGGTTTAGGACTACGAGAACATCCATGTAGAACGATGGTCCCCAATGGTTGCAAACCAGAGCTCGTTGGCATTTGTAGTTTGGAAAAGCTGGGTGGGTGGTGACCACTTATGAAGTTTGGCGAAGTCATAGATGGAAGACTAATATTGTTGCTattatttacagaaaaataaaaaaaagtttttagacATCATATTCAGCATCGATGTTGAGCACAGGTAAAAATCTGTTTAATACAGTCATGTCACAAACGGTAACGTTCAGACACTTTGCACAGTCTTAAAGGAAGCAGCGCGGTGATGACCATGGCCATTATGAGAACATTTCATTAGCGGAGGACTCGTGGACTATAAGGTGGCCCCGTCGCTGTTGCGTGGGTGGAATCCCTCACGGCGCGGGCTGTTCAGCTCCCCTTGGGTGGTGACGACGCAGCGCACCAGCAACGTGTCGTTTTTTATGAACATGCGCTGTCTTAAGGCCAGAATGGGCATAAAGGTGACGTAGCCAAAGCCCTTAGGGTTGCGGGCCACGGTGGGCCTCTGGAAGGCCAACAAGTCTGGTTTAGTGTCCATAATCTCTTCTTGGTCCTGAAAGTTGGAACCTTCGGACTGGTCCAAGATGGAGAGACGGATGGTTCCCTGAAAAGGCCAGTGGAGGAGGTTGTCGTATTCGCCTTGCATGGTGTGTACAAAGAGGGAGATGTAGTCGGCACAGCGAGGCGCGCTATGCGACTGCAGGTGCATCCGGAGGCAGAGCTTGTAGCCAGGCTTACCGGTGTAAAACCCAGGACTATGGATGACCACCGGCCGCTCCTCCTCCTGGTTCCTTAGGTGAGTGCTGAAGTTGTGGATCTTCCATATGAAGATGCCATTGTACTGCTGCGCTTCCACCTCCACCAGCTTGTCTTCCAAGACACGGACCGTGTGCTTCAGGTCCATCACAACGACAGTCTGGGTTTCCATTTTGGCTATGAGCTCACGGATCTGATGGTCCTGAATCACCAGGCGACCTTCCAGCTGCTCAATGGTCTCCTTCATGCTCTGGATCTGTTGGCTGGAGTCATGGGGGGTGGATATTAAGGAAGACGGCACTGGGAATGATGAAGGAGCGGGTTCAAACTGGTTGGGATCAAGCGACACGCCAGCCATGTTGGATATCggtgtgaaggaactgctgacgctTCTCAGGGTTTGTGCCATCATTCGCATGTGAGCCTGGGTGAACTCCTGTAAGTGCCGAGCGAGATCATTCCTCTGCATCTGTCAGAAGGGAGACGAGAAGCGTCATAATACCGTAATATCAAAGATTGGGAGTCGTGGGGGGAGGAACATCTGTACCGAGACCATTATTGGCACAAAGTAGTCGTCCTAATGACAGACAAGCAAAATAGATATAacaataactataatactgcccctatgtacaagagtataactactataatactacctgtatgtacaagaatataactactataatactgcccctatgtacaagagtataactactataatactacctgtacgtacaagaatataactactataatactgcccctatgtacaagaatataactactataatactacctgtatgtacaagaatataactactataatactgcccctatgtacaagaatataactactataatactacctgtatgtacaagaatataactactataatactgcccctatgtacaagaatataactactataatactacctgtatgtacaagaatataactactataatactgcccctatgtacaagaatataactactataatactgccccctatgtacaagaatataactactataatactgcccctatgtacaagaatataactactataatactgcccctatgtacaagaatataactactataatactgctccctatgtacaagaatataactactataatactgcccctatatacaagaatataactactataatactgcccctatgtacaagaatataactactataatactgcccctatgtacaagaatataactactataatactgcccctatgtacaagaatataactactataatactgctcctatgtacaagaatattactataatactgctcctatatacaacaatataactactataatactgctccctatgtacaagaatataactactataatactgcccctatgtacaagaatataactactataattctgcccctatgtacaagaatataactactataatactgccacctatgtacaagaatataactactataatactgctcctatgtacaagaatagaactactataatactgctcctatgtacaagaatataactactataatactgccacctatgtacaagaatataactactataatactgctcctatgtacaagaatataactactataatactgcccctatgtacaagaatataactactataatactgctcctatgtacaagaatataactactataatactgctccctatgtacaagaatattactactataatactgctcttatgtacaagaatagaactactataatactgcccctatgtacaagaatataactactgtaatactgccccctatgtacaagaatataactactataatactgcccctatgtacaagaatataactactgtaatactgccccctatgtacaagaatataactactataatactgctcctatgtacaagaatataactactataatactgctcctatgtacaagaatataactactataatactgcccctatgtacaagaatataactactacaatactgccccctatgtacaagaatataactactataatactgctcctatgtacaagaatataactactataatactgctcctatgtacaagaatataattactataatactgctcctatgtacaagaatataactactataatactgctcctatgtacaagaatataactactgtaatactgctcttatgtacaagaatataactactataatactgctcctatgtacaagaatataactactataatactgctcctatgtacaagactataactactataatactgctcctatgtacaagaatataactactataatactgctcctatatacaacaatataactactataatactcctatgtacaagaatataactactataatactgcccctatgtacaagaatagaactactataatactgcccctatgtacaacaatataactactataatactgctcctatgtacaatagaactactataatactgctcctgtgtacaagaatataactactataatactgctcctatgtacaagaatataactactataatactgctcttatgtacaagaatataactactataatactgcccctatgtacaagaatataactactactagatggtggcccgattctaacgtatcgggtattctagaatatgcatgtccacgtagtatattgccaagcgacgtagtatattgcccagtcacgtagtatattgcacagcgacgtagtatattgcccagccacgtagtatattgtccagccacgtagtatattgcccagccttgtagtatacagcagagacacgtagtatattgcccagtgacgtagtatattgcacagagccacgtagtatattgcacagccacgtagtatattgcacagccacgtagtatactgcacagccacgtagtataaagcacagagccacgtagtataaagcagagccacgtagtataaagcacagagccacgtagtataaagcacagagccacgtagtataaagcacagagccacgtagtataaagcacagagccacgtagtataaagcacagagccacgtagtataaagcacagagccacgtagtatattgcccagagccacgtagtataaagcacagagccacgtagtataaagcacagagccacgtagtataaagcacagagccacgtagtataaagcagagccacgtagtataaagcacagagccacgtagtataaagcacagagccacgtagtataaagcacagagccacgtagtatattgcccagagccacgtagtataaagcacagagccacgtagtatattaccgagccacgtatgtcacaggttaaaaaaataaacatactcgatccgagggccccttgtagttgaacatactcaccattcttgtcgctgctcctcagcgtcccgtctctccgcttcctgggatccaacggcgctgtgcagatgggcgtgcggctgccgccatcttgcgttcccaggatgctttgcgaaattacccatatgacttagcggtctcgcgagaccgctaggtcttaagggtaattttgcaaagcatcgctgggaaaggaagatggcggcaggcgcgagcggctcagcggacaacagagggtgagtatagcaggttttttgtttttgtactatttttaacattacttgcataggcagcatcaatagtaaaaggttggggacacacagggttaatagcggcggtaacggaatgcgttaccgccggcattaaccctgtgttagcggtgaccggaggggagtatggagcggagcgccggggacaccgactgcggggagtatagagcggccattttcttccggactgtgcccgttgctgattggtcgtggctgttttgcggcgaccaatcagcgacttggatttccatgatagacagaggccacgaccaatgaatatccgtgacagaaggacagacagacggaagtaccccttagacaattatgtaaatagataatactgcccgtatgtacaagaatataactactataatactgctcctatgtacaagaatataactactataatactgcccctatgtacaagaatataactactataatactgcccctatgtacaagaatataactattataatactgcccctatctacaagaatataactactataatactgcccctatgtacaagaatataactattataatactgctcctatgtacaggaatataactactataatactgtccctatgtacaagaatataactactataatactgcctctatatacaagaatataactactataatactgcctcctatgtacaagaatataactactataatactgcccctatgtacaagaatataactactataatactgcctcctatgtacaagaatataactactataatactgcccctatgcacaagaatataactactataatactgcccctatgtacaagaatataactactataatactgcccctatgcacaagaatataactactataatactgccccctatatacaagaatataactactataatactgcccctatgcacaagaatataactactataatactgcccctatgtacaagaatataactactataatactgctcctatgtacaagaatataactactataatactgctcctatgtacaagaatataactactataatactgcccctatgtacaagaatataactac from Ranitomeya imitator isolate aRanImi1 chromosome 9, aRanImi1.pri, whole genome shotgun sequence encodes:
- the TRAF6 gene encoding TNF receptor-associated factor 6; translated protein: MSLVNSGASYEGRWDSDDACCGATAGACALNTKEDVFSPSVETPGINPSSLVMEETQGYDVEFDPPLESKYECPICLMALREPLQTPCGHRFCKACIIKSIRDAGPKCPVDNDLLLENQLFPDNFAKREILSLTVKCPSQDCAGRMELRNLEHHVAACAFASVECKLCQQAFKRSQLQRHVEDECPRRLVSCENCLTEMPYEERTRHDQTCPLAYVTCEYCQTDLARKQMADHYDMDCYKAPIPCTYSHFGCKEKMQRNDLARHLQEFTQAHMRMMAQTLRSVSSSFTPISNMAGVSLDPNQFEPAPSSFPVPSSLISTPHDSSQQIQSMKETIEQLEGRLVIQDHQIRELIAKMETQTVVVMDLKHTVRVLEDKLVEVEAQQYNGIFIWKIHNFSTHLRNQEEERPVVIHSPGFYTGKPGYKLCLRMHLQSHSAPRCADYISLFVHTMQGEYDNLLHWPFQGTIRLSILDQSEGSNFQDQEEIMDTKPDLLAFQRPTVARNPKGFGYVTFMPILALRQRMFIKNDTLLVRCVVTTQGELNSPRREGFHPRNSDGATL